In one Paenibacillus sp. JQZ6Y-1 genomic region, the following are encoded:
- the rhaI gene encoding L-rhamnose isomerase has translation MSDKAYALFEEQQQARGIDLNIVKSRLKALQIETPSWGYGDSGTRFKVFQKEGVPRDPFEKLEDAAQVHKVTGLCSSVAIHIPWDKVDNYGKLRSHAESLNLKIGAINPNLFQDEEYMLGSVTNADPAIRRKATNHLLECVDIARETGSRDISLWFADGTNYPGQGSIRQRKHWMLESLAEMYKSLSPGMRMLIEYKAFEPAFYHTDIADWGMAYNYALKLGEQAHVLVDTGHHLPGANVEHIVSYLIDEGRLGGFHFNSYKYADDDLIVGAINPYELFLIFYQILDAADSGEQRLVEAVNNIAYMIDQSHNIEQKIPAMIRSVLNVQTQYAKALLVDHREVAEAQARGDVLGAEDAVRRAFEFDVTPLLHAVREEQGLPAEPMRAYLNDQYGSSILARGKGGASW, from the coding sequence ATGTCCGACAAAGCGTATGCCTTATTCGAAGAACAACAGCAAGCACGCGGCATTGATCTGAATATTGTAAAATCCCGCTTGAAAGCATTGCAGATCGAGACTCCATCGTGGGGCTATGGCGATTCTGGTACCCGTTTCAAAGTATTCCAAAAAGAAGGCGTGCCACGTGATCCATTTGAAAAGCTGGAGGATGCGGCGCAGGTGCACAAAGTAACCGGGCTTTGTTCCTCAGTAGCGATTCATATTCCGTGGGATAAAGTGGATAATTACGGTAAGCTGCGCAGTCATGCTGAAAGTCTGAATTTAAAAATCGGTGCGATCAATCCGAATCTATTTCAGGATGAAGAGTATATGCTAGGCAGTGTGACCAATGCAGATCCAGCGATTCGCCGCAAAGCTACCAATCATCTACTGGAATGCGTCGATATTGCTCGTGAAACCGGATCGCGTGATATTAGTCTCTGGTTTGCGGATGGTACAAACTATCCGGGGCAAGGCAGTATTCGTCAGCGCAAGCATTGGATGCTGGAATCACTGGCGGAAATGTACAAATCGCTGTCACCGGGGATGCGTATGCTGATTGAGTACAAGGCGTTCGAGCCTGCCTTTTACCATACAGATATTGCTGACTGGGGTATGGCATATAATTATGCGCTCAAGCTGGGTGAGCAGGCACATGTACTGGTCGATACTGGACATCATCTGCCGGGTGCGAATGTAGAGCATATCGTCTCGTATTTGATTGATGAAGGACGATTGGGTGGATTCCATTTTAATAGTTATAAATATGCGGATGATGATCTTATCGTTGGTGCAATCAATCCGTATGAGCTGTTCCTGATCTTTTATCAGATTTTGGATGCAGCGGACAGCGGGGAGCAGCGTCTAGTCGAGGCGGTAAACAATATTGCGTATATGATTGACCAATCGCACAATATTGAGCAGAAGATTCCAGCGATGATTCGCTCCGTGCTCAACGTGCAAACGCAATATGCCAAAGCGCTGCTAGTCGATCATCGCGAAGTAGCGGAAGCACAGGCGCGTGGTGATGTGCTCGGTGCGGAAGATGCGGTTCGTCGCGCATTTGAATTTGATGTCACGCCGCTACTGCATGCGGTGCGTGAGGAGCAGGGATTGCCTGCCGAACCGATGCGCGCGTATCTAAATGATCAATACGGTAGCAGTATTCTGGCGCGCGGCAAAGGCGGTGCAAGCTGGTGA
- a CDS encoding rhamnulokinase produces MTILAYDLGAGSGRAIVGRLNDNRIVTQEIHRFSNDPVKVGDHLYWDILRLYHEIQQGLIIAKQEQMLPDSIGIDSWAVDFGLIGRQGELLANPYHYRDWHTHGSMERLQEELTAARIFEATGIQFLSFNTIYQLEAMGRAESPLLKEAQRFLMIPDLLRYFMTGEMINEFTNATTTQLYNARQQEWDRKLLSHIGLSPSLFGKPVQPGTAAGHLRSSLRVDLGLPDIPVTAVAEHDTASAVVAVPALSDSFAYLSCGTWSLMGTEVKDPVINEQALELNFTNEGGAYGTFRLLKNIMGLWIFEEFKRESERGGHHVSYADWMKDTEAAPAFASFIDPDDQLFLHAGDMRSRVRQYCRQTGQQLPDGYGEVARCIFESLVLKYRYVLELTEQLSGKHFDGLHMVGGGIQNRLLCQWTANAIRRPVWAGPAEGSAIGNLAVQWIAQGTFRDIREARAVIRDSFPVEIYEPQEKEAWEDAYGRFRRLTAVPVQ; encoded by the coding sequence GTGACGATTCTTGCTTATGATCTGGGGGCAGGCAGCGGCAGAGCGATCGTCGGCAGACTGAACGATAACCGGATCGTGACGCAGGAGATTCATCGGTTCAGCAATGATCCGGTTAAGGTTGGTGACCATCTGTACTGGGATATTTTACGGTTATATCACGAGATCCAGCAGGGGCTGATCATTGCCAAGCAGGAGCAGATGTTGCCAGACAGTATCGGCATTGATTCGTGGGCGGTGGATTTTGGACTGATTGGTAGACAGGGGGAATTGCTTGCCAATCCGTATCATTACCGCGATTGGCATACGCATGGCTCGATGGAGCGGCTACAGGAGGAATTGACAGCTGCACGGATTTTTGAGGCGACGGGCATTCAGTTTCTAAGCTTCAATACCATTTATCAGCTGGAAGCCATGGGGCGTGCGGAATCGCCGCTGCTTAAGGAAGCGCAGCGTTTTCTCATGATTCCCGATCTGTTGCGCTATTTTATGACTGGCGAGATGATCAATGAATTTACCAATGCGACGACGACGCAGCTATACAATGCACGTCAGCAGGAGTGGGATCGCAAGCTATTATCGCATATCGGGCTATCGCCATCTCTGTTCGGCAAGCCGGTGCAGCCCGGAACAGCAGCAGGACATTTGCGCTCATCGCTGCGTGTCGATTTAGGCTTGCCAGACATTCCAGTGACCGCGGTTGCTGAACATGATACGGCATCTGCTGTGGTGGCGGTACCAGCGCTATCGGATTCTTTTGCCTATTTAAGCTGTGGTACATGGTCGCTGATGGGTACGGAAGTGAAGGATCCAGTGATCAACGAGCAAGCGCTAGAACTGAATTTTACCAATGAAGGCGGAGCGTATGGTACATTCCGTTTATTGAAAAATATTATGGGATTGTGGATCTTTGAAGAGTTCAAGCGCGAAAGTGAGCGCGGCGGACACCATGTATCGTATGCCGATTGGATGAAAGACACGGAAGCAGCGCCAGCCTTTGCTTCTTTTATCGATCCAGATGATCAGCTGTTCCTCCATGCTGGGGATATGCGTTCTCGTGTACGGCAATATTGTCGTCAGACCGGGCAACAGTTGCCAGACGGATATGGTGAGGTGGCGCGCTGCATTTTTGAAAGTCTAGTCTTAAAATATCGTTATGTATTGGAGCTGACGGAACAATTGTCAGGCAAACACTTTGACGGGCTGCATATGGTTGGCGGCGGTATTCAAAATCGCTTGCTCTGCCAATGGACAGCGAATGCGATACGCCGTCCAGTCTGGGCAGGTCCAGCAGAAGGAAGCGCGATTGGCAATTTGGCGGTACAATGGATAGCACAGGGGACATTCCGCGATATCCGCGAAGCGAGAGCCGTCATCCGCGATTCCTTTCCAGTGGAGATCTATGAGCCGCAGGAAAAGGAAGCGTGGGAGGATGCTTATGGACGCTTCCGCCGATTGACCGCAGTGCCCGTACAATAA
- a CDS encoding MFS transporter: MEKMELLRNPKQRKLLFSAGFSWMFDAMEVGMISFIAAALAKSWQLSPQQIGYLTSINSVGMAVGAIAAGYLADRYGRKSILLWTLLIFSIASGLSALATGFGVLLLLRFIAGFGLGGELPVASTLVSESVAVKDRGRAVVLLESFWAFGWIISAVVAYFVIAKYGWQWGFIIGAIPALYALYLRRAIDDSPRYAAAGAGTRASFSEGLRNIWNSEHRRTTLMAWILWFTVVFSYYGMFLWLPSVMGLKGFTLIKSFEYVMIMTLAQLPGYFTAAYFIEKFGRKFVLVLYLVLTAVSAIWFGFASSELSLILAGICLSFFNLGAWGGLYAYTPELYPTRVRSTGVGMAAGFGRIGGVIAPFLVGMLVGKGVAVSSIFIIFFVAILIGAAAVLFLGKETKGLELD, encoded by the coding sequence ATGGAAAAAATGGAACTGCTGCGCAATCCAAAACAGCGTAAGCTGCTGTTCAGCGCAGGTTTCAGCTGGATGTTTGATGCGATGGAGGTAGGGATGATCTCCTTTATTGCAGCAGCACTAGCGAAAAGCTGGCAATTGAGCCCGCAACAAATTGGGTATCTGACCAGTATCAATTCGGTCGGTATGGCAGTTGGGGCTATCGCTGCTGGTTATCTGGCAGATCGATATGGACGCAAGTCGATTTTGCTTTGGACCTTGCTTATTTTCTCGATTGCTAGCGGTTTGTCCGCATTGGCGACCGGATTTGGCGTATTGCTGTTGCTGCGCTTTATCGCGGGCTTCGGATTAGGTGGAGAATTGCCGGTTGCTTCAACACTGGTATCGGAATCGGTAGCGGTCAAGGATCGCGGTCGGGCTGTAGTTCTGCTGGAAAGCTTCTGGGCATTTGGCTGGATCATCTCGGCTGTAGTTGCCTATTTTGTCATCGCCAAATATGGCTGGCAATGGGGCTTTATTATTGGAGCGATTCCGGCGCTGTATGCGCTCTATCTACGTCGCGCTATCGACGATTCACCGCGCTATGCAGCGGCTGGTGCAGGTACACGTGCTTCCTTTAGTGAAGGGCTGCGCAACATCTGGAATAGTGAGCATCGCCGTACTACATTGATGGCATGGATTCTGTGGTTTACCGTTGTGTTCTCATACTATGGTATGTTCCTGTGGCTGCCATCGGTAATGGGCTTAAAGGGCTTTACGTTGATTAAAAGCTTTGAATACGTGATGATTATGACGCTGGCGCAATTGCCGGGTTATTTTACAGCCGCGTATTTCATTGAGAAATTCGGTCGCAAATTCGTGCTGGTGCTGTATCTGGTGTTGACCGCTGTAAGTGCGATTTGGTTCGGATTTGCCAGCAGTGAGCTGTCACTGATCTTGGCGGGCATCTGTCTGTCGTTCTTTAATCTGGGCGCATGGGGCGGCTTATACGCGTATACGCCAGAGCTGTACCCAACTCGTGTACGCTCGACGGGTGTCGGCATGGCAGCAGGCTTTGGACGGATTGGGGGCGTGATTGCGCCATTCCTCGTCGGTATGCTTGTTGGTAAAGGGGTGGCAGTTAGCTCGATCTTTATCATTTTCTTCGTGGCGATTCTGATTGGTGCGGCTGCCGTACTGTTCTTGGGCAAAGAGACAAAAGGGCTAGAGTTGGACTAA
- a CDS encoding catalase, producing MADENNKNPQSNDQEENVTLTNRQGHPVTDNQNVRTVGNRGPVTLENYNFLEKITHFDRERVPERVVHARGAGAHGVFEAYGTVGDEPVSKYTRAKLFQEKGKETPVFVRFSTVVHGGHSPETLRDPRGFATKFYTEDGNWDLVGNNLKIFFIRDPLKFPDMVHAFKPDPITNVQDMERFFDFIGNSPESTHMITFLFSPWGIPANYREMQGSGVNTYKWVNEAGEAVLIKYHWEPLQGIRNLLQDEANQIQSLDFNHATIDLYDAIENGEYPEWELCVQIMEDNYHPELDFDPLDPTKLWPEDQFPFLKVGKMTLNRNPVDYFNEVEQVAFGTGVLVDGLDFSDDKLLQGRTFSYSDTQRHRVGSNYQQLPINAPQSHVATNHQGGQMRYHSDRAPGQNPHVNYEPSSLGGLKEAPKPGKDHEPEYYDARLMREKIDRPNDFAQAGETYRNFEDWERDELVKNIGGNLAQCNETIRNLVLNNITQADEDYGKRVREEITKAEAMGKPTHRAHAAAKKAEDKGHDAKPY from the coding sequence ATGGCAGATGAGAACAATAAGAACCCGCAATCGAATGATCAAGAAGAAAATGTAACGCTGACGAACCGACAGGGCCATCCTGTCACCGACAACCAGAATGTACGTACTGTAGGCAACCGTGGTCCCGTTACACTGGAAAACTACAATTTCCTCGAAAAAATAACCCATTTTGACCGTGAGCGTGTGCCTGAGCGTGTCGTGCATGCCCGTGGAGCGGGAGCGCATGGCGTGTTTGAAGCATACGGTACAGTTGGCGATGAGCCGGTATCCAAATATACTCGTGCTAAGTTGTTCCAAGAAAAAGGCAAAGAAACACCGGTCTTTGTACGTTTTTCCACTGTGGTACATGGTGGGCATTCACCGGAAACATTGCGCGATCCGCGCGGCTTTGCAACCAAATTCTATACCGAAGATGGCAACTGGGATCTGGTTGGTAACAACCTGAAAATTTTCTTTATTCGTGATCCGTTGAAATTCCCGGATATGGTCCATGCGTTTAAGCCGGACCCTATTACAAACGTACAAGATATGGAGCGATTCTTTGATTTTATCGGGAATAGCCCAGAATCCACACATATGATTACCTTCCTGTTCTCCCCTTGGGGCATTCCGGCAAACTACCGTGAAATGCAAGGATCAGGTGTAAATACGTACAAGTGGGTGAATGAAGCTGGCGAAGCGGTATTGATCAAATACCACTGGGAACCGCTGCAAGGCATCCGCAATCTGTTGCAGGATGAAGCGAACCAGATTCAATCACTCGACTTTAACCATGCCACTATCGATCTGTACGATGCAATTGAAAATGGCGAGTACCCAGAATGGGAGCTGTGTGTTCAGATCATGGAGGACAACTATCATCCAGAGCTGGACTTCGATCCGCTTGATCCAACCAAGCTGTGGCCAGAGGATCAATTCCCATTCCTGAAGGTCGGTAAAATGACGCTGAACCGCAATCCGGTCGACTACTTCAATGAAGTGGAACAAGTCGCATTCGGTACAGGCGTACTGGTCGACGGACTGGACTTCTCGGATGATAAGCTGCTGCAAGGACGTACCTTCTCGTACTCCGATACACAGCGACATCGTGTTGGCTCCAACTATCAACAGCTACCGATCAATGCGCCGCAAAGTCATGTGGCAACCAATCATCAGGGTGGACAAATGCGTTATCATAGCGACCGTGCACCGGGTCAGAATCCGCATGTGAACTATGAGCCATCTTCGCTGGGCGGTTTGAAGGAAGCGCCGAAGCCGGGCAAAGATCATGAGCCGGAATATTATGATGCACGTCTGATGCGCGAGAAGATCGACCGCCCGAATGATTTTGCTCAAGCGGGCGAAACGTACCGCAATTTCGAAGATTGGGAACGCGATGAGCTGGTCAAAAACATCGGCGGCAATCTGGCGCAATGCAACGAAACGATCCGCAATCTGGTGTTGAACAACATCACGCAGGCGGATGAGGATTATGGCAAACGTGTACGTGAGGAGATCACCAAAGCCGAAGCAATGGGCAAACCGACTCACCGCGCTCATGCTGCTGCCAAAAAAGCCGAAGACAAAGGTCATGACGCTAAGCCGTATTGA
- a CDS encoding DoxX family protein — protein MEDIGLFIIRLMLGIVFLFYGSQKLFGWFGGYGIKGTGGWFESIGIKPGNAAAALSGIAELLSGILFILGLFLPLGAVLVTVMMIGAIAKVHGAKGFANGGGGFEYNLFLIVVAIGLALIGPGSIALHF, from the coding sequence ATGGAAGATATTGGACTGTTTATTATTCGCTTGATGCTGGGAATCGTGTTTTTATTTTATGGATCACAAAAACTGTTTGGTTGGTTTGGCGGTTATGGAATCAAAGGTACTGGCGGCTGGTTTGAATCGATTGGTATCAAACCGGGCAATGCAGCGGCAGCACTTAGCGGGATTGCCGAGCTGTTAAGCGGTATCTTGTTCATTCTTGGTCTGTTCCTGCCGCTAGGCGCAGTGCTGGTAACAGTCATGATGATCGGTGCAATTGCTAAGGTACACGGTGCCAAAGGCTTTGCCAACGGCGGTGGCGGATTTGAGTATAATCTGTTTCTGATCGTTGTTGCTATTGGGCTGGCGCTGATCGGTCCAGGATCGATAGCTTTACACTTTTAA
- a CDS encoding AAA family ATPase: protein MSLQQITLLHENIEDHSVYPFNLPLITKINSLRLHAPVTFFIGENGSGKSTLLEAIAYQCGFHTAGGSRKNAYQVDAAESALGDYIRLSWLPKVTQGFFLRAESFYQFASHIDESEQDPCTRTDFIHYGGKSLHHRSHGESFLALFQHRFGRSRQPAIYLLDEPEAALSPARQLAFMRIMHDLTPHSQFIIASHSPILMGYPGADIISFDGSSLERMDYRDTEHYQLTRRFLEKPDSLLDELFGKD, encoded by the coding sequence ATGTCATTACAGCAAATCACCCTATTGCATGAGAACATCGAAGATCATTCTGTTTATCCGTTCAATCTGCCGCTAATTACCAAAATAAACTCTTTGCGACTACATGCGCCAGTTACTTTTTTTATCGGAGAAAATGGTTCCGGTAAATCGACGTTGCTGGAGGCAATCGCCTATCAGTGCGGCTTTCATACCGCAGGCGGTTCGCGTAAAAACGCGTATCAGGTAGATGCCGCTGAATCCGCGCTTGGCGATTATATCCGGTTATCTTGGTTGCCTAAGGTAACACAGGGGTTCTTTTTGCGGGCAGAATCGTTTTATCAGTTTGCCAGTCATATTGATGAAAGTGAGCAAGATCCATGTACACGCACGGACTTTATTCACTATGGCGGCAAATCGCTGCATCATCGTTCACACGGTGAATCTTTTCTTGCTCTATTTCAGCATCGATTTGGTCGTTCGCGCCAGCCTGCCATCTACCTACTGGATGAGCCAGAAGCGGCATTATCACCTGCTCGTCAGCTTGCCTTTATGCGTATCATGCACGACCTGACGCCACATTCGCAATTCATCATTGCCAGTCATTCACCGATTCTAATGGGTTATCCTGGTGCAGATATTATTTCGTTTGATGGCTCGTCCTTAGAGCGCATGGATTATCGTGATACAGAGCATTACCAGTTAACCCGTCGCTTTTTGGAAAAACCCGATTCCTTATTAGATGAACTATTTGGAAAAGACTAA
- a CDS encoding nuclear transport factor 2 family protein, whose product MNSDFLTGTELLLAYEDIRMTKSRYCRFIDTKDWEALKSVFAPDAIADFSTEGNPIPVLEGRDTIVKVFQDLVDPAVTVHQVHSADIELVSAREAKVMSPMEDYVTFPEGNPNKSFHGYGYYHETFVKLDGQWVIQHTSLKRLRLDIL is encoded by the coding sequence ATGAACAGTGACTTTCTGACAGGTACGGAGCTGCTGCTAGCGTATGAGGATATTCGGATGACCAAATCGCGGTATTGCCGATTCATTGATACCAAGGATTGGGAAGCACTCAAAAGCGTATTCGCTCCTGATGCAATTGCAGATTTCAGTACAGAAGGCAATCCGATTCCAGTGCTGGAAGGACGGGATACGATTGTGAAGGTATTTCAGGATCTGGTAGACCCGGCAGTTACAGTGCATCAGGTACATAGCGCGGATATTGAACTAGTATCGGCTAGAGAGGCGAAGGTGATGTCGCCGATGGAGGATTATGTCACGTTTCCTGAAGGCAATCCCAACAAGTCGTTTCATGGTTACGGGTATTATCACGAAACCTTTGTGAAGCTGGATGGACAATGGGTGATTCAGCATACCAGCCTGAAGCGTCTGCGTTTGGATATTCTGTAA
- a CDS encoding DUF4085 family protein has protein sequence MKYWTKEIYEEMQAYSLPGFYETEAELEEARQWAIEDGYDFVEQAIESNTYRLPLWEKYLSPELVAYARNHQMLSCYLPEENVVRAVEQARREWEHTWHTLCQQYVQHYEHLQHQLPAGVIELQEQCHIHDAKIISVKELQFGQDIHNAEHAKTIEIRMVHGSQYGYRFTFTGVTQYTYDVDIHHNVSLYKEVDIEGEEQFAFRMLLCNAVGTKDSMNEMGIVFHDVTVEQGSHLGAAADFAESEQYDFTFEN, from the coding sequence ATGAAATACTGGACAAAAGAGATTTATGAGGAAATGCAGGCGTACAGTCTGCCGGGATTTTATGAAACGGAAGCAGAATTGGAAGAAGCTAGACAGTGGGCAATTGAGGATGGATATGACTTTGTGGAACAAGCGATAGAATCCAATACGTACCGTTTACCATTGTGGGAAAAGTATCTATCGCCCGAACTAGTTGCATATGCTCGGAATCACCAGATGCTGAGCTGTTACTTGCCTGAGGAGAACGTCGTGCGAGCGGTAGAGCAAGCAAGACGAGAATGGGAGCATACATGGCATACGCTTTGCCAACAGTATGTGCAGCATTATGAACATTTGCAGCATCAATTGCCAGCAGGCGTAATAGAACTACAAGAACAATGTCATATTCACGATGCAAAGATCATATCCGTTAAAGAATTACAGTTTGGTCAGGATATACATAATGCAGAACATGCCAAAACAATAGAGATTAGGATGGTTCATGGCAGTCAATATGGTTATCGTTTTACATTTACGGGTGTGACGCAATATACGTATGATGTAGATATTCATCATAACGTCTCTTTGTATAAAGAAGTGGATATAGAAGGGGAAGAACAGTTTGCATTTCGGATGCTACTCTGTAATGCAGTAGGAACAAAAGACAGTATGAATGAAATGGGTATTGTTTTTCACGATGTGACGGTGGAACAAGGAAGTCATCTCGGAGCTGCTGCTGATTTTGCTGAAAGCGAGCAATACGATTTCACTTTTGAAAACTAA
- a CDS encoding bifunctional aldolase/short-chain dehydrogenase: MIPNQWNAQQADNIQEGVDKLVYRSNLIGSDRRVCNWGGGNTSSKGTVQDFRGRDVEVMYVKGSGSDLASMKAQHFTGLRMDDIRPLFEREEMPDEEMVAYLGNCMIDAKAPRPSIETLLHAFLPFPHVDHTHPDAIISLCCADNGKELAHEIFGDTFVWVPYIRPGFTLSKMIAQGVLDHPHPELVLMEKHGLVTWGETQEECYNKTIEIINRAAQYIEDKAKQKPLFGGEKLQAFSSEQRKQLVSSLMPAVRGAVSDSKKMILTFDDGDDVLAFVNGTHSAVLSQVGAACPDHLVHTKMKPLFIDIIPNMDDVDGLKQAVIQGIHQYKEEYKAYFERNHHEGDVMFEPAPRVILIPGIGMINTGKSHAMSLVSGALYHRAIAVMGGATALGEFVSLSESESYNVEYWPLELYKLSLAPAEAEFSRQIALITGGAGGIGSATARRLVSEGAHVVLADLNLEGAQKVADELNEAFGPNRALAVKMDVTNEQLVSQAFADTALAYGGVDVLVNNAGLATSSPFDETSLKEWELNMNVLGTGYFLVAREAFKLMKQQELGGSMVFIGSKNSVYAGKNVTAYSSAKALEAHLARCIAAEGGELGIRVNTILPDAILQGSAIWNSNWRNERAAAYGIEPDQLEEHYRKRTTLLVNIYPDDIAEGVAYFASSKAAKTTGCMLTIDGGVPAAFTR; encoded by the coding sequence ATGATACCGAATCAATGGAATGCACAGCAAGCAGATAACATTCAAGAAGGTGTGGACAAGCTCGTATACCGCTCCAATCTGATCGGCTCAGACCGTCGGGTATGTAACTGGGGTGGCGGCAATACGTCTAGTAAAGGAACAGTGCAGGATTTCCGAGGTCGCGATGTAGAAGTAATGTATGTAAAAGGTAGCGGCTCCGATCTAGCATCTATGAAAGCACAGCATTTTACCGGATTACGCATGGACGATATTCGCCCGTTATTTGAACGCGAAGAGATGCCAGATGAAGAGATGGTAGCGTATCTAGGCAATTGCATGATAGATGCGAAGGCACCGCGCCCATCCATTGAGACGTTGCTGCACGCTTTTCTGCCATTTCCGCATGTAGATCATACGCATCCTGATGCGATTATCAGTCTCTGCTGCGCAGATAACGGTAAAGAGCTGGCACATGAGATTTTTGGTGATACCTTTGTCTGGGTGCCGTATATTCGTCCGGGCTTTACATTATCGAAAATGATCGCTCAAGGTGTACTAGATCATCCTCACCCAGAATTGGTGCTGATGGAAAAGCATGGACTGGTAACATGGGGCGAAACGCAGGAAGAATGTTACAATAAAACCATCGAGATCATTAATCGTGCTGCCCAATATATCGAAGACAAGGCAAAGCAAAAGCCGTTGTTTGGCGGCGAGAAATTGCAAGCGTTCTCATCGGAACAGCGCAAGCAGCTCGTATCCAGCCTCATGCCTGCGGTACGCGGTGCAGTTAGCGATAGCAAGAAGATGATTTTGACATTTGATGATGGCGACGATGTACTGGCATTTGTAAATGGCACTCATTCTGCTGTGTTATCACAGGTCGGCGCGGCTTGTCCCGATCATTTGGTACATACCAAGATGAAGCCGCTCTTTATCGACATTATTCCCAATATGGACGATGTAGACGGGCTGAAGCAAGCAGTAATTCAGGGCATTCATCAATATAAGGAAGAATACAAAGCATACTTTGAGCGGAATCATCACGAGGGCGATGTAATGTTCGAGCCAGCACCGCGCGTGATCCTTATTCCCGGTATTGGCATGATCAATACGGGGAAAAGTCATGCGATGTCGCTCGTGAGTGGTGCCTTATATCATCGTGCGATTGCTGTGATGGGTGGTGCGACTGCACTGGGCGAATTTGTCTCACTGAGCGAGTCAGAATCGTACAACGTCGAATACTGGCCGCTGGAATTGTATAAATTATCGCTCGCTCCGGCAGAAGCGGAATTTTCCCGACAGATCGCGCTTATTACTGGTGGTGCAGGCGGTATTGGTAGTGCAACTGCACGTCGTCTGGTAAGTGAGGGCGCACATGTCGTACTGGCGGATCTGAATCTGGAAGGTGCGCAAAAGGTAGCTGACGAGCTGAATGAAGCCTTCGGTCCGAACCGTGCATTGGCGGTCAAGATGGATGTGACGAATGAACAACTGGTGTCACAAGCCTTTGCCGATACGGCGTTAGCATATGGCGGTGTAGATGTACTCGTGAACAACGCTGGTTTAGCAACATCCAGTCCATTTGATGAGACATCACTGAAGGAATGGGAACTCAATATGAATGTATTGGGAACTGGCTATTTCCTTGTAGCGCGCGAAGCATTCAAACTCATGAAGCAGCAGGAATTGGGCGGCAGCATGGTATTCATCGGCTCCAAAAACTCCGTATATGCGGGCAAAAATGTAACGGCGTACAGCTCGGCAAAAGCACTGGAAGCACATCTGGCACGCTGCATCGCTGCCGAGGGCGGTGAGTTGGGTATTCGCGTGAATACGATTTTGCCGGATGCAATTTTACAAGGTTCAGCGATTTGGAATTCCAATTGGCGCAATGAGCGCGCCGCTGCTTATGGGATTGAGCCGGATCAGTTAGAAGAGCATTATCGTAAGCGCACAACGCTGCTGGTGAACATTTACCCAGATGATATTGCCGAGGGTGTCGCTTACTTCGCTTCCTCCAAAGCAGCCAAAACGACGGGCTGTATGCTAACCATCGACGGCGGTGTACCAGCAGCATTTACAAGATAA
- a CDS encoding ring-cleaving dioxygenase, with translation MMKSTAGIHHITAIVGHPQENVDFYAGVLGLRMVKQTVNFDDPGTYHFYFGDEAGHPGTIITFFPWAGARQGVIGDGQVGVTTYVVPEQALPFWAARLQQFDIAFEEVERFGERYLAFDDPHGLHLEIVARSAGKQSEWSFGGVTTDVAIKGFGGATLFSSRPAQTAHLLEQVMGLEQVGQEGDYVRYRSTADIGNMIDLKLTTGVRGEMGVGTVHHIAWRAVDDADQLQWQNEVHDQGYGVTAVRDRNYFNAIYFREHGEILFEIATDPPGFAHDESLETLGTELKLPEQYEQHRAQLKQVLLPFEVRELDQPQ, from the coding sequence ATGATGAAATCCACAGCAGGTATTCACCATATTACAGCGATTGTAGGGCATCCTCAGGAAAATGTAGATTTCTATGCAGGCGTGCTTGGCTTGCGGATGGTAAAACAAACCGTGAACTTTGATGATCCGGGTACGTATCATTTTTACTTTGGCGATGAAGCTGGTCATCCGGGTACGATTATTACCTTTTTCCCTTGGGCAGGTGCAAGACAGGGTGTGATCGGTGACGGTCAGGTTGGTGTAACGACCTATGTCGTTCCAGAACAGGCATTGCCATTCTGGGCAGCACGCTTGCAGCAGTTTGATATTGCATTTGAAGAGGTGGAGCGTTTCGGCGAGCGTTATCTAGCATTTGACGATCCGCACGGCTTGCATTTGGAAATTGTGGCGCGCAGTGCTGGGAAACAGAGCGAATGGAGCTTTGGTGGTGTGACGACGGATGTAGCGATCAAGGGATTCGGCGGAGCAACATTATTCTCTTCCCGTCCGGCGCAGACCGCTCATCTGCTCGAACAGGTGATGGGTTTGGAGCAGGTTGGGCAAGAAGGCGATTATGTGCGCTATCGCTCGACAGCCGATATTGGCAATATGATCGATCTGAAGCTGACCACTGGTGTTCGCGGCGAAATGGGTGTCGGAACCGTGCATCATATCGCATGGCGCGCGGTGGATGATGCCGATCAGCTGCAATGGCAAAATGAAGTTCATGATCAAGGATATGGCGTGACTGCCGTACGTGATCGCAACTATTTTAATGCGATTTACTTCCGCGAGCATGGTGAGATTCTGTTCGAGATTGCTACTGATCCGCCGGGCTTTGCTCATGATGAATCGCTTGAAACCCTTGGTACCGAATTGAAGCTGCCAGAGCAATATGAGCAGCATCGTGCGCAGCTGAAACAGGTACTGCTGCCTTTTGAAGTACGCGAGTTGGATCAGCCGCAATAA